GGCAAGAGAGGGAGGGCGGCTGTCAGTTCTCAACCTGTCAGCCTGGAGCTGCGTGCCAGCCGCTCCGGGGACGCGGGAGCGGAGGAGAAAGCCGACCTCCACCTCCATGGGTCACTGTCTGTCTTTCAGGCAAACAGGACACAGTCCCTCAACTACGGCTGCATCGTGGAGAACCCACAGACGCATgaggtgaggggaggaggggctggcagGGCGCTGCCTCTGGGTTTCTGGACtgcactggggtggggtggggcacacacacattgcagtgttccTCTTCTGTCCCCTCTAGAGGGACTGCTGAGAGCCTGGGTGTGACAGTTAACACCTATGGGCATGATGCTCCAATTCCTGCAGGCACAGGATAGTGTGgggccccagaaaaaaaaaaagtggaagagtCCAGCTTGCTTGGGTGCATGCTAGGAGGGCTCCCTAGAGGAGGTGAGCTCTGAGCTGAGTCAAATTGCAAAGACGGGAAGTCAGAAATAGCCAAGGATCTCCATCCCAGTTTGTCCAACTCCTGCTCTAAGCctgacttacacacacacacacacacacacacacacacacacacacactcactccccTTAGTTACTCAAACTGCAGTGTTCAAATGCCTTTTTAAGGCAGCaggatagctcatctggatagtgggcctgctttgccatgcacagagCCCAGACTCAAAACTGGCCCCCAGTGCATTGGAAGAAGTTTTGGTGCCaacatatctttccctctctttgtctctgtctctttcttttcttctatatttGATAAAGAgaacaagaaattgagagggagggggagacagaggatagagacacctgcagccctgcttccccgcttgtggggacaggggactcaaacccacgtccttgcacgttataacatgtacactctgtacagtgtgccaccagctggcctctctctctttttatttacctatttatttacttatttattgccacctgggttattgctggagctcagtgctgacactgcgAATACACCGCTCCCAGGGGACacttatttctcctttttctgtttttagatacgacagaaactgagagggggggagtcaggcgggagcgcagcgggttaagcgcaggtggtgcaaagcgcaaggacccacataaggatcccagttcgagcccccggctccccacctgcaggggagtcgcttcccaggcggtgaagcaggtctgcaggtgtctgtctttctctccccctctctgtcttcccctcctctctccatttctctctgtcctatccaacaacaacaataataactacaacaataaaacaacaagggcaacaaaagggaaaataaataaatataagaaaaaattttaaaagggtgagggagatagcataatggttatgcaaacagactctcatgtctgaggctccaaagcctcatgttcaatcccccgcaccaccataagccagagctgagcagtgctctggtctcggtctctctctctctctctctctctctccatctctctcaaaaataaaatagataaaatattttttaaaatggggctgggtggtggtgcacctcgttaagtgcacatgttatagtgcacaaggtcctgggttcaagcccctggtccccacctgcatggggaaaacttcacaaacggtgaagcagtgctgcaggtgtctgtctctctccctctctatctccatggccctcttgatttctggctgtctctatccaacaaataaataaagataataaaaaaattttttaaataaaaaatatttttaaaaattaaagaaaaaaagaaattgagagaggggagtcaggaggtagcacagcaggttaagcgcaggtggtgcaaagcgcaaggactggtgtaaggatcctggttcgagctcccagctccccacctgcaggggagtcgcttcacaggcggtgaagcaggtctgcaggtgtctgtctttctctccccctctctgtcttcccctcctctctccatttctctctgtcctatccaacaataacagcaatgacaacaataacaagagcaacaaaagggaaaaaatggcctccaggagcagtgaattcgtagtgcaggcactgagccccagcaataaccctggaggcaaaaaaaagacaactgcagacctgcttcactgctcatgatgcggaccccctataggtggggagcgggggcttgaactcgggtctttacacttgataatatgtgcatttaaccaggtgtgccaccatctagcccctgcccgtttctttctatctgaaaaagcctagGATTGTTAAGTCccacccagtgatgacaaaaatcaataaataaatacatataaacacacacacacacaagttttttaatttggggcTAGATTCCAGCTAGGTGTGAGAGAAACAGCCTGGAAGACAGCTCTGGGAGAATGTTCTGGAAGCTCTAGGAGGAAGGGCAAAGCATGTAGTTCTAACTTACCTTGAAGACAAAGGACAGTGCTGAGGTGTTCTCTGCAGCTTAGGGGAACCACCCCTGGTGGCAGGCAGGGCCTGGTGACAGCAGCCCCTCCAGGGAAACCCATCCCCAGCACCCCTGCCCTCAGGTCCTGCACTACGTGGAGAAGCCCAGCACATTCGTGAGTGACATCATCAACTGTGGcatctacctcttctctccagaAGCCCTGAAGCCCCTCCGAGACGTCTTCCAACGGAACCAGCAGGAGAGGCAGCTGTGAGGCAGATCCCGTGACcccaagtcctccccccccctggtccccatcttcccCGCACCCCCTGTCTCTGCAGACACCATCTCCACCTGcttcccatccccctcccttctcctctccaccTGTCACCTCCAGCAGAGCCTCCCGGTCCCTCCTCTGCTAACCTCATTCTGTCCCTCTTCCTTATCCAGCCCAGTtcctcctgcttcactgcctgcccaCCTCCCTTCTTGTccatctctcccctgtctctgggCGTCCCAGAGATGCCTTTCAGAACAGACGGCAGCACGCACTTGGGTGCACACGCTCAAATGTAGACACACGcagacacacgcagacacacCAAGGCACTCCTCAGAGCTCAGGGCCCCACACCCTCATGTcctcctcccccagtcctggaccactgcctcccctccctcctcgaTCACGGCTGCCATCTTCTCTCCCTCACccatgtctctgcttctctctccatctcgccTGGCCTCTCTTGTCTGTCTCCTCCGCTGAGCTGGCATCTCcaccatctctctccccctctctctctgtgactGTCTCTGCCCTCTGCAGCTACCTTCCTCTGCGGTGAGTCTGTTTCTGTCCGGTCCATGCCAGGACGGAGGGgttcagaggaggggaggggatgggatgggggaaCATGGAGATGGGGGGACAGGCACACCAGTTCCGGGCAGAGCCCCTCTGGACCTGGGGCTCCCCAGCTGGGGGTGAACTGTGTGACgccagggggaagcctcatggaGGGGGTGCTCCCCTGAGCGACCCCCAACATCCATCCTAGGGAGACCATGCCCCTTCCCCATTCAGCTCAGCCAGGAGCTTCGACCagcgctcctctctctctccagggaggACACCAATGGCCTGTGGCCCGGTGCCGGCACCATCCGTCTGGAGCAGGATGTGTTCTCTGCCCTGGCCGGGCAGGGCCAGATCTATGTGCACCTGactgatggcatctggagccAGATCAAGTCTGCAGGGTATGGGGCGGGGGGCGCTTGAGGGGTAGACTGGGCCAACCTGCGCCTCCGGGCGCTGCTGGCCCTGAGCCCCCCACTGTATTATGGCCCCCAGCTCAGCCCTCTACGCCTCCCGCCTGTACCTGAGCCAGTACCAGGTCACACATCCGGAACGCCTGACGAGGCCCGCCTCAGGAGGCCCAAGGATCCGAGGTACCCAGGCCGCCCCAGGTCCTCTGCCCTCTTTCCAAGGAGGAAAGAAGCCTCAGGCCCTGCCTCCTTGCCCACAACCAGAGGGAGGTTAGGCCATTTGCCTCAGGTTCTCTCTTCTGCTTCTAGGAAATGTGTACATCCATCCAACGGCTAAGGTGGCCCCCACAGCAGtggtgagtggggtgggggggggggcggtgcacAGGGAAGTTGGGAcagggaggggcagggcaggTCTCTGTGTCTGTACAGCCTGCCACGGGACCTTACACGGGACCCCCCCTTATCTGCTCCACAAAAGgcttggaggctggggagacagcatcatggtcctgcaaaagactctcctgcctgaggctccaaagtcccaggttcagtccccagacctCCAGCAGCCAGAACTGCTCCCATGACAGATTTGCTCTGGCTCACACCACAAATTCCTCTCCACAGCTGGGCCCCAACGTCTCCATCGGGGAGGGCGTGACGGTGGGCGAGGGGGTGAGGCTTCGAGAGACCATTGTCCTGCACGGAGCCACGCTGCAGGTAGGCACCAGGGTGCAGGTAGCAGGTGACTCCCCCCACCTCGGCCCTCAAGAGCTGAGGGCAGGGGGGACAGGGGGGAATGTGGATGCCCTGGGCTGTGTGGGGTGCCAGCttaccccctccctccctgtcctgtCTGCCAGGAGCACACGTGCGTCCTGCACAGCATCGTGGGCTGGGGAAGCACGGTGGGGCGCTGGGCCCGTGTGGAGGGGACTCCCAACGACCCCAACCCCAATGACCCCCGAGCCCACATGGACAGCGAGAGCCTCTTCAAGGATGGAAAGCTGCTTCCT
This portion of the Erinaceus europaeus chromosome 7, mEriEur2.1, whole genome shotgun sequence genome encodes:
- the GMPPA gene encoding mannose-1-phosphate guanyltransferase alpha isoform X1; the protein is MLKAVILIGGPQKGTRFRPLSFEVPKPLFPVAGVPMIQHHIEACAQVSGMQEILLIGFYQPDEPLIRFLESAQQEFHLPIRYLQEFAPLGTGGGLYHFRDQILAGGPEAFFVLNADVCSDFPLGAMLAAHRRQPRPFLLLGTTANRTQSLNYGCIVENPQTHEVLHYVEKPSTFVSDIINCGIYLFSPEALKPLRDVFQRNQQERQLYLPLREDTNGLWPGAGTIRLEQDVFSALAGQGQIYVHLTDGIWSQIKSAGSALYASRLYLSQYQVTHPERLTRPASGGPRIRGNVYIHPTAKVAPTAVLGPNVSIGEGVTVGEGVRLRETIVLHGATLQEHTCVLHSIVGWGSTVGRWARVEGTPNDPNPNDPRAHMDSESLFKDGKLLPAITILGCRVRIPAEVLILNSIVLPHKELSRSFTNQIIL
- the GMPPA gene encoding mannose-1-phosphate guanyltransferase alpha isoform X3; the protein is MQEILLIGFYQPDEPLIRFLESAQQEFHLPIRYLQEFAPLGTGGGLYHFRDQILAGGPEAFFVLNADVCSDFPLGAMLAAHRRQPRPFLLLGTTANRTQSLNYGCIVENPQTHEVLHYVEKPSTFVSDIINCGIYLFSPEALKPLRDVFQRNQQERQLYLPLREDTNGLWPGAGTIRLEQDVFSALAGQGQIYVHLTDGIWSQIKSAGSALYASRLYLSQYQVTHPERLTRPASGGPRIRGNVYIHPTAKVAPTAVLGPNVSIGEGVTVGEGVRLRETIVLHGATLQEHTCVLHSIVGWGSTVGRWARVEGTPNDPNPNDPRAHMDSESLFKDGKLLPAITILGCRVRIPAEVLILNSIVLPHKELSRSFTNQIIL
- the GMPPA gene encoding mannose-1-phosphate guanyltransferase alpha isoform X2, producing the protein MLKAVILIGGPQKGTRFRPLSFEVPKPLFPVAGVPMIQHHIEACAQVSGMQEILLIGFYQPDEPLIRFLESAQQEFHLPIRYLQEFAPLGTGGGLYHFRDQILAGGPEAFFVLNADVCSDFPLGAMLAAHRRQPRPFLLLGTTANRTQSLNYGCIVENPQTHEVLHYVEKPSTFVSDIINCGIYLFSPEALKPLRDVFQRNQQERQLEDTNGLWPGAGTIRLEQDVFSALAGQGQIYVHLTDGIWSQIKSAGSALYASRLYLSQYQVTHPERLTRPASGGPRIRGNVYIHPTAKVAPTAVLGPNVSIGEGVTVGEGVRLRETIVLHGATLQEHTCVLHSIVGWGSTVGRWARVEGTPNDPNPNDPRAHMDSESLFKDGKLLPAITILGCRVRIPAEVLILNSIVLPHKELSRSFTNQIIL